Proteins from one Amycolatopsis benzoatilytica AK 16/65 genomic window:
- a CDS encoding glycosyltransferase codes for MPSAEPTASVVVCAYTTARWPALRAALASAAAQTPAPLEVLLVVDHNAELARLARAELTGFRILDNVGPRGLSGARNTGVTAAAGDIIAFLDDDAAADPGWLAALLAPYADPDVIAVGGAADPVWPAGTGRPGWLPGDRVLDWVVGCTYRGLPAGLAEVRNVMGCSMSFRRGVFEAIGGFSDRIGRLGALPLGCEETELCIRARQRLPRARILFEPRSIVRHQVGAERMTWSYLVRRSWAEGVSKALVSRMAGAGDAVSTERSYVTRVLPASVSREVVRAAHGHPAAAAQGVAAIASALLAAGGGYLRESARRRERPVGAAIAVTEFDVHRGPVPLPVPAHAEPRYRDALVLVRDGRWTLDVTRLPVTRARLAPSAVQPAAPPERPAADGFAPPVSVVVPTADRAEQVRGCVKSLLATEYPDLEVVLVDNRPGSAASAGLAELAAAHPRVRYVAEPAAGVSRARNTGVAAARGELIAFVDDDIEVDRWWAANLAAEFAGTGVDCATSLVLPASLDTPAQRKFEELKGFGHGASRTVFGPARVAKDPRSAFAPGRFGPGGCAMWRRSTLDRLGGFDPLLGPGTPTRAGEDLELFLRLARSGGTVVYTPHAVAWHEHGAEWAALRGRLHAYGVGLSAMFVRHLLRRPGDTWQVATATARRASGVIAPRAARHAEGGPRARLLLAQAGGLAAGPFALAWSAWSAWIQRKDR; via the coding sequence ATGCCCTCAGCCGAGCCGACCGCCTCTGTAGTCGTCTGCGCATACACCACCGCACGCTGGCCCGCGCTGCGCGCCGCGCTCGCTTCCGCGGCGGCGCAGACTCCGGCTCCGCTGGAGGTGCTCCTGGTCGTCGACCACAACGCGGAGCTGGCCCGGCTCGCCCGAGCCGAACTGACCGGCTTCCGCATCCTCGACAACGTCGGGCCGCGCGGGCTCTCCGGCGCCCGCAACACCGGCGTCACCGCGGCGGCCGGCGACATCATCGCGTTCCTCGACGACGACGCGGCCGCCGACCCGGGCTGGCTCGCCGCCTTGCTCGCGCCGTACGCCGATCCGGACGTGATCGCGGTCGGCGGCGCGGCGGATCCGGTCTGGCCGGCCGGGACCGGCCGGCCCGGCTGGCTGCCTGGGGACCGGGTGCTCGACTGGGTCGTCGGATGCACCTACCGCGGGCTGCCCGCCGGCCTCGCCGAGGTCCGCAACGTCATGGGCTGTTCCATGTCCTTCCGCCGCGGTGTGTTCGAAGCGATCGGCGGATTCTCCGACCGGATCGGCCGGCTGGGCGCTCTTCCGCTGGGCTGCGAGGAAACCGAGCTGTGCATCCGGGCCCGGCAGCGCCTGCCGCGCGCACGGATCCTGTTCGAACCCCGCTCGATCGTGCGGCACCAGGTCGGCGCCGAACGCATGACCTGGTCCTACCTCGTTCGGCGCAGCTGGGCGGAAGGCGTGTCGAAAGCGCTGGTCAGCCGGATGGCCGGGGCTGGCGACGCCGTGTCGACCGAGCGCAGTTACGTGACGCGCGTGCTGCCCGCCTCCGTCAGCCGCGAGGTCGTCCGCGCCGCACACGGTCACCCGGCCGCTGCCGCGCAGGGCGTCGCCGCGATCGCCTCCGCGTTGCTCGCCGCGGGCGGCGGCTATCTGCGCGAGTCCGCCCGGCGCCGGGAAAGACCGGTCGGCGCCGCCATCGCCGTCACCGAGTTCGACGTCCACCGGGGCCCGGTGCCGCTGCCGGTTCCCGCGCACGCCGAACCCCGGTACCGCGACGCGCTGGTGCTGGTCCGCGACGGGCGCTGGACCTTGGACGTGACCCGGCTGCCGGTGACCAGAGCCCGCCTGGCCCCCTCCGCGGTCCAGCCGGCCGCGCCGCCGGAACGGCCGGCCGCGGACGGTTTCGCCCCTCCGGTCAGCGTCGTCGTGCCGACCGCGGACCGGGCGGAGCAGGTCCGCGGGTGCGTGAAATCGCTGCTGGCGACCGAATACCCGGATCTCGAAGTCGTCCTCGTGGACAATCGGCCCGGCTCGGCCGCGTCCGCCGGGCTGGCCGAGCTGGCCGCCGCCCATCCGCGCGTCCGGTACGTCGCCGAGCCCGCGGCAGGGGTCAGCCGGGCCCGCAACACCGGCGTCGCGGCCGCGCGCGGTGAGCTGATCGCCTTCGTCGACGACGACATCGAGGTCGACCGGTGGTGGGCCGCCAACCTGGCGGCGGAATTCGCCGGCACCGGCGTCGACTGCGCGACCAGTCTCGTCCTGCCGGCCTCTTTGGACACTCCGGCCCAGCGGAAGTTCGAGGAGCTCAAGGGGTTCGGCCACGGCGCCAGCCGCACGGTGTTCGGCCCGGCGCGAGTGGCCAAGGATCCGCGCAGCGCCTTCGCCCCCGGCCGGTTCGGGCCGGGCGGCTGCGCGATGTGGCGGCGATCCACGCTGGACCGGCTGGGCGGCTTCGATCCGCTGCTGGGCCCCGGCACTCCCACGCGCGCGGGCGAGGACCTCGAGCTCTTCCTGCGGCTCGCCCGCTCCGGCGGCACCGTGGTGTACACGCCACACGCGGTGGCCTGGCACGAACACGGCGCGGAATGGGCCGCATTGCGCGGCCGGCTGCACGCTTACGGCGTCGGGCTGTCGGCGATGTTCGTCCGGCACCTCCTGCGCCGACCCGGAGACACGTGGCAGGTCGCGACCGCGACGGCGAGGCGGGCCAGCGGGGTGATCGCGCCCCGTGCGGCCCGGCACGCGGAAGGCGGCCCGCGCGCCCGGCTGCTGCTCGCCCAGGCGGGCGGGCTCGCTGCCGGGCCGTTCGCACTCGCGTGGAGCGCCTGGTCGGCGTGGATCCAGAGAAAGGACCGGTGA
- a CDS encoding polysaccharide deacetylase family protein encodes MPGAGEATAGLPEAGGAGVAVRRTLLNLAGPVTRPIGSLTAVRTRAPEVVLTFDDGPEPGGTDRVLEALAGRRASATFFVLVDRVRRHPALVREVLAAGHEVGLHGMDHRRLSKLAPATVRTLLAAGKRELEDLLGIPVRWFRPPYGAQTPAVWRAVRRQGLTPVVWGPCAWDWLDRPVETLAGQAARGLNRGAVLLAHDGHAGPEDGADDGPRPRFDRGDLVARILTGLDERGLRGRSLSAALAAGTPWTTPWFLR; translated from the coding sequence ATGCCTGGCGCGGGTGAAGCAACGGCCGGCTTGCCCGAAGCCGGCGGCGCGGGCGTCGCGGTGCGCCGCACGCTCCTGAACCTCGCCGGCCCGGTGACGCGCCCGATCGGCTCGCTCACCGCCGTGCGCACGCGAGCGCCGGAGGTCGTGCTCACCTTCGACGACGGACCCGAGCCCGGCGGCACCGACCGGGTGCTGGAGGCACTCGCCGGGCGCCGGGCGAGCGCGACCTTCTTCGTACTGGTCGACCGGGTGCGCAGGCATCCCGCGCTGGTGCGGGAGGTGCTCGCGGCCGGCCACGAAGTCGGACTGCACGGAATGGACCACCGGCGGCTGTCCAAGCTCGCGCCCGCGACCGTGCGGACGCTGCTGGCCGCCGGGAAGCGCGAACTGGAGGACCTGCTCGGCATCCCGGTCCGCTGGTTCCGCCCGCCCTACGGCGCGCAGACCCCCGCAGTGTGGCGCGCGGTTCGCCGGCAGGGCCTGACTCCCGTGGTGTGGGGACCGTGCGCCTGGGACTGGCTGGACCGGCCGGTGGAAACCCTGGCCGGCCAAGCGGCGCGCGGACTCAACCGCGGTGCGGTCCTGCTGGCGCACGACGGCCACGCCGGGCCAGAGGACGGTGCGGACGACGGACCGCGGCCGCGTTTCGACCGGGGCGACCTGGTCGCCCGCATCCTGACCGGGCTCGACGAGCGCGGCCTCCGCGGCCGGTCGCTCTCCGCCGCGCTCGCCGCCGGCACCCCGTGGACCACCCCGTGGTTCTTGCGGTGA
- a CDS encoding alkaline phosphatase family protein: MPRPDHVVVVVLENHGSDQVAGNPKAGYLNQLAAEGARFTNATGVAHPSQPNYLALFSGNVQGITDDSCPHTFTAPNLARQLLDAGHSFGAYAEDLPKAGYSGCQAGDYVRWHAPWTDFTTVPPSVNRPFSEFGPDFAKLPTISFVIPNMCHNMHNCGTAVADAWLRAHLSGYAAWAATHNSLLVVTFDEAEDASATNGIPLSLTGPMVRPGSYAEPVDHYRLLRTLEAMYGLPALGNAADREPISDAWRG, from the coding sequence GTGCCCCGCCCGGACCATGTCGTCGTGGTGGTGCTGGAGAACCACGGATCAGACCAGGTCGCCGGGAATCCCAAGGCCGGCTACCTGAATCAGCTCGCCGCCGAGGGCGCCCGGTTCACGAACGCCACCGGCGTCGCGCATCCGAGCCAGCCGAACTACCTCGCGCTCTTCTCCGGGAACGTCCAGGGCATCACCGACGATTCCTGCCCGCACACCTTCACCGCGCCCAATCTGGCCCGGCAGCTCCTCGACGCCGGGCACAGCTTCGGCGCCTACGCCGAAGATCTCCCGAAAGCGGGTTACTCCGGCTGCCAGGCCGGCGACTACGTGCGCTGGCACGCGCCGTGGACGGACTTCACCACGGTGCCGCCGTCGGTGAACCGGCCTTTCTCCGAGTTCGGTCCCGATTTCGCCAAGCTGCCTACGATTTCCTTCGTGATCCCGAACATGTGCCACAACATGCACAACTGCGGCACCGCGGTCGCCGACGCCTGGCTGCGCGCGCACTTGTCCGGGTACGCGGCGTGGGCCGCGACGCACAACAGCCTCCTCGTCGTCACCTTCGACGAGGCCGAAGACGCCTCCGCCACCAACGGGATCCCGCTCAGTCTGACCGGGCCGATGGTGCGCCCGGGCAGCTACGCCGAGCCGGTCGACCACTACCGGCTCCTGCGCACCCTGGAAGCCATGTACGGCCTGCCCGCGCTGGGCAACGCCGCCGACCGGGAGCCGATCAGCGATGCCTGGCGCGGGTGA
- a CDS encoding glycosyltransferase family 2 protein, whose translation MGRGADPKVSIVIPARNEARNLEMILPELPGAAEIILVDGHSVDDTVEITKRLLPSAVVVTQTRTGKGNALACGFEAATGDVVVMFDADGSADPAEIPAFVETLVRGADFAKGTRYREPGGSDDITILRRLGNSALNRLANLLYDTAFSDLCYGYNAFWRDIVPQLGLPAANAHAGRRLWGDGFEIETVLSCRVVGAGLKVAEVPSFERRRVFGETNLRTFSDGARVLRTIFSEYHRYRTRRRSGLPGTGDLAAQELA comes from the coding sequence ATGGGACGAGGCGCGGATCCGAAGGTCAGCATCGTCATTCCCGCACGCAACGAAGCGCGGAATCTCGAAATGATCCTTCCGGAACTTCCCGGTGCCGCCGAGATCATTCTGGTCGACGGACATTCAGTCGACGACACGGTGGAGATCACGAAGCGTTTGCTGCCCTCCGCCGTCGTCGTCACCCAGACCCGCACCGGAAAGGGGAATGCGCTCGCGTGCGGATTCGAGGCGGCCACCGGCGACGTCGTCGTGATGTTCGACGCCGACGGGTCCGCCGATCCCGCCGAGATCCCCGCTTTCGTGGAGACGCTGGTCCGCGGGGCCGACTTCGCCAAAGGCACCCGCTACCGCGAGCCGGGCGGCAGCGACGACATCACCATCCTGCGCCGGCTGGGCAACTCCGCGCTGAACCGGCTGGCCAACCTGCTTTACGACACCGCCTTCAGCGACCTTTGCTACGGCTACAACGCCTTCTGGCGCGACATCGTGCCGCAGTTGGGGCTGCCTGCCGCGAACGCCCACGCCGGCAGAAGACTCTGGGGCGACGGATTCGAGATCGAGACCGTACTGAGCTGCCGCGTCGTCGGCGCCGGCCTGAAGGTGGCCGAGGTGCCGAGTTTCGAGCGCCGGCGTGTTTTCGGCGAGACGAACCTGCGCACCTTTTCCGACGGAGCCCGGGTCCTGCGCACGATCTTCTCGGAGTACCACCGCTACCGAACGCGAAGGCGATCAGGACTGCCCGGCACCGGCGACCTCGCCGCACAGGAGCTTGCCTGA